The following is a genomic window from Geoalkalibacter halelectricus.
TCTGAGCGCAGAGCTTTTTTAGCAGCCAAGCCATGTTGGCGCCGAGCACCTGCATGGTGGCTAACCCCTCCTCGTCCTGGTCCACCTCGCCGATATCGCGGCCGACGCCGAGGTTCCAGTAGTTGGAACCGGGCACGATCATCTGGCTGATGAGGAAAAAGTGATTGAGGCTGTCGAAGGCGTGAATGGCGCCGCCGCGCCGCACGGCGATGACCGCCGCGCCAACCTTGCGCTGAAACATCTCGCCGTTGGCGCGCGCCGTCATACCGGCGCGATCCACCAGAGCCTTCATTTCACT
Proteins encoded in this region:
- a CDS encoding flavodoxin family protein, coding for MKVIAFNGSARRDGNTARLVRHVFAELEKEGIETELVQMAGERLRGCIACYQCWQRKDGRCAVDDDKVNEWIEKMSAADGMLLASPTYFADITSEMKALVDRAGMTARANGEMFQRKVGAAVIAVRRGGAIHAFDSLNHFFLISQMIVPGSNYWNLGVGRDIGEVDQDEEGLATMQVLGANMAWLLKKLCAQNP